In the Silene latifolia isolate original U9 population chromosome 1, ASM4854445v1, whole genome shotgun sequence genome, GGGAATTACATTACGTGGGGTTTTATCAACTACTTACCTCGTAAGTAAGTACATTATTATTCTGAATGGCAGGCTACATTTTCGAGTGTCATTATTACCATCGTCCAGAAACCGatgatgttatatatatatacatattttaTAATCTAATgttttaacacaaaatctcattatagacggcacatatccgtctatagctaaagacgggtcaaatacaataccacattcctaataagacaagcaacaagtgggaTGGTGGGTgccaaaaatatcaccactttcaaGTTATTTGAGCCGCctttaactatagacggatatatccgtctataataagaCTAGCTGATGATTTAATTATATGATTGTGATTTTGTGAATTATGTATGTGCAAGCATAGGTTAGCAGGTGCAGCATTGGTAGTACCAGTAGTTAACTTTTGGTGGCCGTCATTTCCATCAAAAATGTCAAAAGAGGCTTATAATATGCTTCTTGTAAGAGAGCGAATAAAACTTTGGATTGTTCATAATGCTCCTGGACTTTTACATTGGTGGATGACTCAATCATTGTTCCCTTCTTCATCAATCTTGGATAGacacccaataatcttcaatgcTAAAGATGTTGAAACAATCCATAAAATGTCTCTAGTACCCAACCCTAATGAGGTAACACTTCATTTTCGCGAATTCTATCTAATTTCGAGTTGGATTTAAAATTGCCTAATTCATTAGCAATGGCCGAGAAACTAGAAAAATAATCAATTTTCTTATTGTTCAGCGGGTTATTAtttttttctctttgatgtcAAATGAGCCGCAAGAGCAGTACGATATTGGGATGGGGGATTTGAACCTGAAACCTGTTGTCTATTATACCTTTATCTTAATTATTATGTTAAAACTTTTTGGTGATTACTCCGTATTATAATACTATACCATATATTTTGTTGGAGGACTCTTATTTAACAATTGGGTTGATTAATGTATGTTAATTGCAGTACAAAATAAGGCAACAAGGAGGAGAAGGGTCACTTTATAGAGACTTGAAGGTTGGATTTGGGAAATGGGAATTTGACCCAATGGAATTAAaaagttcattttttttttttttttttttttttgattaggtaagaaaactaggttgatcctctagggtaggaccaacctatctcatcctttcgaatgagggaggtaagttgaagtcaccggctatcaaaccacctcgaaagagttggacatgtatgtccaactgaagccatgaaaaaaaaaaagttcatttGAAGGAAAAATGGGTAGTGTTCATTTGTGGCAAGGTTATGAAGATAGGCTTGTTCCCTACCAACTTCAAAGATTTCTTGCTAAGAAATTGCCTTGGATTAAATATCATGAGGTTCTTAATGGAGGTCATTTGATTATCCATGATGATGTTTTGTGTGAGCAAATTTTTAGATCTCTCATACATGAATAAAGACTTATGAAATTTCGAAAATAGCCTATTTGTATAGTTAACACAAGACCTATAAGGTTTTAACGTATTGTCAGTTACGTGCAAAAGCGAGGATTGACATGAAGATAATGTAAATTTTCGATGAATGGGAATTTAAAGTTGATTGAATtgagaaaaatattttatcatTTAGTTAGTCAATAGTTCCATCAaaagtatattaataaaattgtTTAATAGTTGTCCGGTAAAGACCAAATCAAAATACAAGCCAAGATTGACAATCCGAATTGGCGTATGACATGAACACGTAAAGAATATTCGTCACTTTCTAGTATAAACCAAAACCAATTGTGTCACATAACTCATGCCTTGCACAACTTAAATTTATTGTAATCATTTACtcattttattttcaaaaatttgaaCAACATAAGACAATCATTATTCACTTGGAAATATAAAAGTTTTGACATCACAATAGTAGGACTTTTAGATGCAAATCTTATTTGGATGGTTCATAATATTTTTAAAGGTGACGAAATTAGGTTGAACCATTAAAAATTTAAATTAGGATGAATTAATCCCGTTTTGCTCGGGAGAGGGAGGGAAGTCATAGAGCGGtgacactactacaaatttaggcaactacaacgcccctttaacaacgattattcacgaaaatcacaatagacgttgtagaatgtatggcgcgaattttactaaaatcaattacaacgggtatggttataaaaaccgttgttattatttttaacaacgggtcacacatgcacaaccgttgttaataatttggcgcaaaattggcgcaaagttagtgaaaagtaatcacaacggttatttttgaaacccgttgttaaaacttatttaacaacgggtgttttttacaaccgttgttaaaacatatttcacaacggttgttgtttaataaccgttgtcaataccttccatactataaaccacacaaaaagTCTTTCAGccgcagccacaaaacacaacccttaatacacaaacacaaacacaaaaacagcagacaaacaaacacaaaacacatacacactctctttctctatttctctctttctcatcgtcgctttatcttctcgccgtcactgtgatttcatcgtctattacgttcggtatttatcaggtaaatctcgccgcaAATCaccgttagtttcatcgtcattattttctttttctatttatttcttttgcatgtatgtgtttttatcgaccattatgttatttgtttaagtattgttcgcataattagttactaaaacaatgaagaagcaagatgaagaagtaagataaacataattaatatatatatatatatttataaatacataaattaaaaaaaaaaattacatatgtaaaaatgcaattcttatattttcatggaggatcttattgtgctctatcgtatccgtcctctcctccttggctatttggaggttccgttcgcagattgctatatcgtcatatagccgcaatctcgccgctccgtcaagccattttctttggcgtgcttgatgcggatcgagcttccgcaaggtagctctgaaactttcctcaatatggaggaaccaggcggatgaagttgttgttgttctcgatcatggtaagagtctttaggatgaaatcattcattttgttagagttttttgagtttgatttgaaagattaagtagagtttgtttttaacgagttagagtttggagatgaatatatgagataatggaaatgttagttgagatatgcaatgtatttatactaagcaatgtgtgggttgagttaattgctttttaattaataaatatgttaggaagttgtgccataatcatcatcatatctctcaataatgctgcttcaaatcctattactaacccttctcattccatattatccgttcatatgtacagtgatgtcggtaataatgcatgcatcgaattctaacagccgtaattatgcatgcatctagtaatatttaatttaatttttttttattttttaagaacaaacaacaacggttattttataacaacccgttgtctttagttataacaacggttttgtatattaaaacccgttgttataactttccccccaaaattgtgtcacactttccacaacgggttttaatacataaaaccgtggttaatagttttaacaacggtttccttaagtaagccaaccgttgttaaaaccttctacaacggacgctttaacaacgtccgcttttttatataacaacggtttttgaccgttgttatagcctgtatctgtagtagtgtgaaTTTATCAAGTAAAATTAGCAACTTTATTAATTATCAAGTAAAATTATTAACCCACCTCGAAGCAGGACATGGATTTTCTAAATTATCAAGTAAAATTAGCAACTTTATTAATTATTAGTCGACACCCAAAAGGCTAAAAGCAATTAATAGAGCTACGACGACTATTAGGGGGCACTCACTAAGTAGCAGTTATGCATACCATAACAATCTGAATCTAAACTCTGAAATATATAATCTTTTCAATATCAATAAAACCTTCCTCCGACCTTCTACCCTATAGTCCGTAGATGCCTGAACATAGCTAACACACCATTAGTGAACCATATAATCTGTGTGTTGCTTTCTTTACGTTTTCTTTTATCTTTTATTGTTTCTATTATAACACATTTGAAGGAGGAAATCTCTAGTAATTTCAATATCGACAATACCTGGTTAAATTTCCCACAAAATCATCAATTTTTCTAGAAAATGCAGCCGTGTTAAAATTCGCAAGAAAAAATTTTAATACCTAATTATTCTATTCAACTTGAATCCAAACTAAACTGAGAGACCTAACCAAAAAAAAATCTTCAAACTTCCTAATATAATAAATAACACACTCCACACATGATATCACCTCCCATTATGATGTCTAATGATGTCTAATGAGAGCCTATTACACTCCCCCACATGCTATTGGGGTTCATTCGCGGTTCGGTTCACCAAACCTCTAATTTTATTCGCTTTGTATACGGTTCGGTTCGGTAAAACTTCGAACCTAAATCGCATTATTTCTAACGGTTATAAACAATTCGGTTAACCACTTTAAAAAGTTATTAGCGGTTCGGTTACTGGTTAACCGATAATCGTTTTACATATTTTTTTTCAGTTTTCGCTATTTTTTTCTAatagtttaattaaattttcattatatattatGCCCAACAATAAAGTTAATTAGCTAAACTTTGGCATTAATCAATTTAACAAATTTTAAATTTGGATTCACTAAGAAAATTAAATGAAAGAACAGTTTTTTGTATagtatttttattttttgcttACTTTTTTGTGAAACGGTTCGGTTTGTTAACAGGTTCTCTAAAATTGCGAACCTTAATCGAACCGTTTCCCTAATAAAGTTAACGGTTCGGTTCAACGAACCGCTTTGTCGAAACGGTTCGGTTAATCGAACCTTTAAAATGCACGTTTTTTCGGTTCGGTTATTATGGTTCGGTTTATTCTGAACACCCCTGCTTGCTATCACCTTTGAAGTTTGTACCAAGGCTCCTTTGGCGGTACATTGCAGGTGCCTTATTTAGTCAaattagcttatttgaccaaaatttcagacAGTTTATaattttgcaagtgtttggcaaatAGCTTATTTGCGCAAATAAGCTACcagaaatgaaatgctacctagagtagcatttagGATTTTAGGTACCTGATCCTAATTTATATTTCTTTTTTACCCTTTAAATCTATACTATGagataattatcatatccttctATGTCATTTCACCAAAATCAGTTACTTTTTTcaattagtttgccaaacatttatTTATAAAATCAATACCTTATTAACTCTTAATTtttagctaccttttcagtttttAGGTACATTTTTAGATTTTCGATACTTTAGTTAATTTTACCAAAGAGAGCTCAATCATACTTCTATCAACTTAGAACCATAAAAGAGTTCAACACAATCTTTAAAGGAATATTCTAAATGAGAATGTTGTATAAATTGCCATGGTAGTTGTTGTCTTGTTGAGTCTTTCTTACTAAACTTTTTAAAAATCAAACTAAACCAAATCGACTTTGATGGATCTAACCCGCTAAACCTGTCAAACTAGTCAGCCTAATCAGGTTCAAATACAAGTCATACGAATTGAATCCGAATACAAGTTAAGTCAAATACAAGTCGAGTTATACAAGTTATGGTCTATACTATATACCTTATCGATATAGACACATATCGAGTAATATTTTAATAATTTATCACCGAGTAGCGCAATCTCATTCTTGGATTATGAGACGAAAAGGGCTAATATATTTGCTTACAACCTGCATAAGCAAAAGATCAGCAACCAGCAACAACTGGCAACTGGTAGTCAATAACCAGAAAAACAGCAGCCCTCTCCTTTCCTCTCTGCATTTACCTGAAGATTTAAACTTTGATAATCATTCACCAAAAAGTCTGCAGCTTATCAATTCTTCTTCAAGACTTGCAAAGGTAAAATCTTTATTTCCGTTTCACGCTTACAACCGTCTTAAATAAAAACGCGTATTCCCATTCTGATCATCCATTAAATAAAGCACTCCTatctttttttattcttttcaCATTCTGCTGAGAAAAAGAGACAGTagaattttgatttttttctcggtctcaatcatttgtttacttttgattaaaatatccgtcacaaacgaTAAAAacaggtaaacaaatgactggggCGGAGGGAGTATAAGAGCAATGCTATTGTATGGACAGTCTCTTTTGGGTCTTCTCCGATCTTCTCGTCTCACAAACCAGATAAAATTAATATTAAAGATGCAAACTTTGTGTTGGTaaaataattgttgtaattgCAGATGGGTAATATATCAGGAGGAGGGCATAGGAGGAGGAGTTCAAAGTCAATTGATGATTCTGAATCTGAGATTTTATCACCAAGAATTAGGTTAAATGATGGTAGATTTTTGGCATATAGAGAAACTGGGGTTTCTAAACAAGATGCAAACTTTAAGATTATTATTGTTCATGGTTTTGGTAGTAATAAAGATATGAGCTTTTTAGCACCTCAGGTATATGATCTCAAAACCCGCCTCGTTTCGGTTGTTTATTTGGGATTTTACAATCGTTGATGATTTGAAGTTTGATTTCATGTTTGTTGAATGGTTGAATTCTTGGCTGAAATTCTGATTGAGTACAAATTCTTATTTTAGTCGGCTGTAAGCGTGAAACGGATCTAAAGCAACCCATGTAGCTGGTTAGTAATGAGCATTGATTAGTGTTATAGATATGTTTTTTTGGATCCGTTTTAACTTAGGACAGTCTTAAGAGAGATTTACTGCTGGTTGAATACAAATTCTTAATTAAGACAGGTGTAAGCGTGAAATGGATCTAAAGCAACCCATGTAGCCGGTTAGTAAATGAGCATTGATTAGTGTTAGAGGTATGTTTTTGGATCCGTTTCAACTTAAAACGGTCTTAAAAGAGATTTACTACTGATTGAATGCTTGAAAATTGGAACTGGGTAAGCTTTGCTGCAATCAGAAGTGAGATTACTTGTGATGATTCCAAGTTCTGTGTATTTTAGGGAAAAAGAAAGAGTGAATTAGAAAAAAGGAATGTGTAGATTCGAAGATCAGATTCGAAGATCCTCTTTTGTTAATGTCGTGATCGAGAAGAATTATTGTTGAAGCAATTGGTCCCCCACCCCAAAGATGTTTGATTTTTGTGTCAAGGTTTGTGTTGTATAGTAGACTAGCAGATGGTAACGTAGTATCATTCTGAACTTCGTTTTTCTATTCGAGTCTTTGCTTGAGATAAAATCAGCTTGATTTACAATGATAAAGTTTCCAGGAAGTAATTGACGGGCTGAAGATTTACATGGTTCTGTATGATAGAGCGGGCTATGGGGAAAGTGATCCAAACCCAAAAAAGTCGCTAAAGAGTGAAGCTTTAGATATCGAGCAACTCGCAGATCAATTAGAATTAGGACCCAAGTTCTATGTGATTGGAGTATCTTTGGGGTCATATCCTACTTGGAGTTGTCTCCAGTATATACCACACAGGTAGTCATTGCTATTAACTTTTTTTTGTTTGAATCGGTCATTTTAGGTCATGTCAATTTGGGTTCAAGTCACGGGTTGATATTTACCATGTCTATATTGTACCGTTGAGCCATTGAGGTTGGTGGTTTAAACTTATGAATAATGTCAGGCAAAAAAATTTGAAACCAAAGAAGTAGTCTTTAATAGCCCCTCGTGATCACAGGAAAAGATCCGCTGGCAAGGTGTCTATGAGTCTCTTCACCCTTGCTATTTGCGGGCTCTTGGTTAAGCTTGCTGTTGTTATCTTGGTAGTTATATGGTTAATGGCTTGATCTCACACGTAAGACTGTCACATACGGACTTTTAAGTTTTTGTGATAGACTAGTGATACATTAATACTGGTGCAGGCTGCACGGTGTGGCTTTAGTGGCATCAGTTGTCAATTATCGTTGGCCTTCTCTCCCGAAAAGCGTTATCAAAGATGACTTCAGGAAGGGTCTTGTTAAACTAGCTCTTTGGGTGGTAACACATGTGCCTGGCTTATTGTACTGGTGGATGACTCAGAAGCTGTTCCCTCCGAGCAACATGATGGAGAAGAATCCGGTATTTTTCGGTGAAAGAGATGTCGAAGTTCTGAAGAGAACCCCGGGTTTTGAGCTTCTTAGCGAGGTAAGCATTTTTTAGAATCATAGACAGCTCTAATTTACTTCGATATAGACCAGCCCAAACTAACCTATGACCTGAATTGACCCGAATGGAATGACATAAATAAGCAGATCAGATAACACTGCACCCCGAATGGTCTGAACCGACAAATGACCTGGCTCAAATAACCCGTTTGCCAAGTTTACTTTGACATGTTAGTTTCTAAACACTTGTGGCGCGATAATTATGCGTCAGACAAGTTTAAATGGTGACAGTCTGTTGTTCTGTTTTCTTCTCCTTAACAGAACAAATTAGAGAAGAGGAGTGTATATGATAATCTTCGACAAGACTTTATGGTGGGATTCAGTAAGTGGGAGTTCGATCCTTTGAAATTAAACAATCCGTTCCTCAAGGACGAGGGATCCGTTCAtctttttgtcggacacgaagaTAAGGTTGTGCCTATTGAACTACAAAGATATGTGATGGGACAGTTGCCTTGGATCAAATCACACGAAATTCCTCATGGCGGCCATTTGATAGTGTACGACAGTGAAGTATGTGAATCCGTCTTAAGGGCTCTTCTTCTCGATGAAGAACCTGCTTATATACCATTACCAGGCACACCAAGATCGCTACTTTCATGATCGTTTTCCCTTCTCTCACCACCATTCAAGTACAATCACTCTTACTATCTCATTTACTAATGCTTTGTAAGTAGAAAAATCGATTACTAGAAAATGTGGCATTGTTTTTAGCTCAAATCGATCTATGTGTAAATGCTTGAACATGATTCTTGTATTCTGATTCTGAATTATGGAATATAGCAAAATATAGAAATTGTCAAATGATTTTGTTGTTCAACAAAAGAATGGCAGATTGTACTCCCTCCGtgttattcatttatttaccttttttctGTTCTATGTGCCAGTATTTTCATCAAAGGTacataaatgattgagacggagagtataatttatttattttcgtaCATTTAATTATTGTGTTAGAACTTAGAGTCATGAACACAATGAACTGTTACACATGCACGCTTGTGGAACAAGGGACCCTCCTCAATTGTAAGGTAAT is a window encoding:
- the LOC141614403 gene encoding uncharacterized protein LOC141614403, giving the protein MRRKGLIYLLTTCISKRSATSNNWQLVVNNQKNSSPLLSSLHLPEDLNFDNHSPKSLQLINSSSRLAKMGNISGGGHRRRSSKSIDDSESEILSPRIRLNDGRFLAYRETGVSKQDANFKIIIVHGFGSNKDMSFLAPQEVIDGLKIYMVLYDRAGYGESDPNPKKSLKSEALDIEQLADQLELGPKFYVIGVSLGSYPTWSCLQYIPHRLHGVALVASVVNYRWPSLPKSVIKDDFRKGLVKLALWVVTHVPGLLYWWMTQKLFPPSNMMEKNPVFFGERDVEVLKRTPGFELLSENKLEKRSVYDNLRQDFMVGFSKWEFDPLKLNNPFLKDEGSVHLFVGHEDKVVPIELQRYVMGQLPWIKSHEIPHGGHLIVYDSEVCESVLRALLLDEEPAYIPLPGTPRSLLS